The following coding sequences lie in one Methylosinus trichosporium OB3b genomic window:
- a CDS encoding TauD/TfdA family dioxygenase yields the protein MIELKSRFVRKAPPGSDLPALIEPAERGEPLLEALPRLRSEIEAQVATVGGVLLRGFDVPSVESFRAFATAFDHPLLSYEFGSTPRTEVGGGVYTTTEYPAHQSIPLHNEQAYTRMWPMKAWFHCVTPAAEGGETPIADSRSIYRRMPARIRDRFAPGIVYVRNYGDFDVCWQKVFNSERRDDVEAFCRKAGINWEWKADGDLRTFQLCQAIETHPVTGETVWFNQAHLFHISNLQVEVRESLEDLLGVENLPRNAFFADGSPIPDEMLDDVRAVLDAESVSFPWEKGDVMMLDNMLVAHARAPFKGPRNVVVAMAGSHSNLGRF from the coding sequence ATGATCGAGTTGAAGTCCCGTTTCGTGCGCAAGGCGCCGCCCGGTTCCGATCTGCCGGCGTTGATCGAGCCGGCGGAGCGCGGCGAGCCGCTGCTCGAGGCTCTTCCGCGCCTGCGTTCCGAGATCGAGGCGCAGGTCGCCACGGTCGGCGGCGTCCTGCTGCGCGGATTCGATGTGCCGTCGGTCGAGAGCTTTCGCGCGTTCGCGACGGCCTTCGACCATCCGTTGCTGAGCTACGAGTTTGGCTCGACTCCGCGAACGGAAGTGGGCGGCGGAGTCTACACGACCACCGAATATCCGGCGCACCAATCGATCCCATTGCACAATGAGCAGGCTTACACCCGCATGTGGCCGATGAAAGCATGGTTCCATTGCGTCACGCCCGCGGCCGAAGGGGGAGAGACGCCGATCGCTGACAGCCGATCGATCTACCGGCGCATGCCCGCGCGGATCCGGGACCGCTTTGCGCCCGGGATCGTCTATGTGCGGAATTACGGCGACTTCGACGTGTGCTGGCAGAAGGTGTTCAACTCCGAACGCCGCGATGACGTCGAAGCCTTTTGCCGCAAAGCCGGCATCAACTGGGAGTGGAAGGCGGATGGCGATCTACGCACCTTTCAACTCTGCCAAGCCATCGAGACCCATCCTGTCACTGGCGAGACGGTGTGGTTCAATCAGGCGCATCTCTTCCATATTTCCAATCTGCAGGTCGAGGTGCGCGAGTCGCTCGAGGATCTGCTCGGCGTCGAAAATTTGCCGCGCAACGCCTTTTTCGCCGATGGCTCGCCAATTCCCGACGAGATGCTCGACGATGTGCGCGCCGTGCTCGACGCGGAGTCGGTGTCGTTTCCTTGGGAGAAGGGCGACGTCATGATGCTCGACAACATGCTCGTCGCCCATGCGCGCGCGCCGTTCAAGGGACCGCGGAACGTGGTGGTGGCGATGGCGGGATCCCACAGCAATCTGGGTAGGTTCTGA
- a CDS encoding thioesterase II family protein codes for MGTPFIDLLALPCAGASATMYLRWRRSMPPWIRVVPVELPGRGIRMGEPFVEDFDRLVAQISDEHAASMRGRYALFGHSMGALLAYCVAQRQHALAGPLPRAVFVSASPAPSRRDPGRFVGKDDDAALIADLRKQGGTPEEVFASSELLRLTLNTLAADYRVCASFRYRAGEPIFAPIHVFAGREDDIAAERIEAWRREAGDVCTLDWFDGGHFFIRQQEQQVIAAVVRELTHRFSGADHVATASA; via the coding sequence ATGGGGACCCCGTTCATCGATCTGCTGGCTCTGCCTTGCGCAGGAGCGAGCGCGACCATGTATCTGCGCTGGCGTCGCTCGATGCCGCCGTGGATCCGGGTCGTTCCCGTTGAGCTGCCGGGGCGCGGCATTCGGATGGGCGAGCCTTTCGTCGAAGATTTCGATCGTCTCGTCGCGCAGATCAGTGACGAGCACGCCGCGTCGATGCGCGGCCGCTACGCCTTGTTCGGACACAGTATGGGCGCGTTGCTGGCCTATTGCGTCGCGCAGCGCCAGCATGCTCTGGCCGGACCTCTACCCCGTGCGGTGTTCGTGTCCGCCAGCCCCGCGCCTTCGCGCCGCGATCCGGGTCGCTTCGTCGGCAAGGACGACGACGCGGCTCTGATCGCCGATCTGCGCAAGCAGGGTGGCACGCCCGAGGAAGTGTTCGCCAGCAGCGAGCTGCTGCGCCTGACGCTGAACACGCTGGCCGCCGATTACCGCGTCTGCGCGAGCTTTCGCTATCGCGCGGGCGAACCGATCTTCGCGCCGATTCATGTCTTCGCCGGACGCGAGGACGATATCGCTGCGGAGCGCATCGAGGCGTGGCGGCGCGAGGCGGGCGACGTGTGCACATTAGACTGGTTCGACGGCGGGCATTTCTTCATTCGGCAGCAAGAGCAGCAGGTGATCGCCGCGGTCGTGCGTGAGCTGACGCATCGGTTTTCCGGAGCCGATCATGTCGCCACAGCGTCCGCGTGA
- a CDS encoding MbtH family protein, protein MSTSCFDREDETFIVLVNHEEQYSIWPHWKAVPGGWKAVEGVKGDKKTVLEYVEKTWTDMRPLSLRKWMDEQAAKTAQRSTANA, encoded by the coding sequence ATGTCGACCAGCTGCTTCGATCGCGAGGACGAGACCTTCATCGTACTCGTCAATCACGAGGAACAATATTCTATCTGGCCTCACTGGAAGGCCGTGCCCGGCGGATGGAAAGCCGTCGAGGGCGTCAAGGGCGACAAGAAAACCGTTCTCGAATATGTCGAGAAGACATGGACCGACATGCGTCCGTTGTCGTTGCGCAAGTGGATGGACGAACAGGCCGCGAAGACCGCGCAGCGCTCCACAGCGAACGCTTGA
- a CDS encoding ABC transporter permease, whose amino-acid sequence MALFAELAAEGHTVILITHDLEIAKAADRIIEIRDGTIISDDESEVVKRDADFAQPGLDDDVGSSFLLDIREAVHAGGRTLAANPFRTGLTLLGIILGIASVIALLAIGEGAKRAVLSQLAVFGTNRMYVIPGGGSGHGLAGRLLAADADIVRDVPNIAAAMPYLEGQVLVRAGNVDYGANGVAITTDFPRILNWSVEAGVFFAKEDERALATVATIGSKLAARLFSDGENPIGKMILVNDVPFQVIGVLSSKGALSGNSDDDDTIVFPFSTGSIRVFGKKELSWISVLVDDLARADETADAIAAVLEKAHHAHDFRVFNKAATIEAQNRTQDALTLLLGFTAAISLFVGGIGVMNVMLMAVTERTREIGIRMATGARTIDILRQFLTEAMMISGAGGLVGAVIGVAAGAVVTGLVFGFMPALRAARLEPVAALARE is encoded by the coding sequence ATGGCGCTCTTCGCCGAGCTCGCCGCGGAGGGCCATACGGTCATACTGATCACGCACGACCTCGAGATCGCCAAAGCCGCTGATCGGATCATCGAGATCCGCGACGGGACGATCATTTCGGACGACGAGTCGGAGGTTGTGAAGCGCGACGCCGATTTCGCGCAGCCCGGTCTCGACGACGATGTCGGCTCGTCATTCCTCCTCGACATACGCGAAGCGGTGCATGCGGGAGGTCGGACCCTCGCCGCCAATCCGTTTCGAACCGGCCTCACCTTGCTCGGCATCATCCTCGGCATCGCGTCGGTCATCGCGCTCCTCGCGATCGGCGAAGGCGCCAAACGGGCGGTGCTGTCGCAGCTCGCCGTTTTCGGGACCAATCGCATGTATGTGATTCCAGGCGGCGGCAGCGGCCACGGCTTGGCCGGGCGGCTGCTCGCCGCCGACGCCGACATCGTCCGCGACGTCCCGAACATCGCCGCCGCCATGCCTTATCTCGAGGGACAGGTGTTGGTGCGCGCGGGCAATGTCGACTATGGCGCGAACGGGGTCGCGATCACGACGGATTTCCCGCGCATTCTGAACTGGTCCGTCGAAGCTGGCGTGTTCTTCGCGAAGGAGGACGAGCGCGCTCTGGCGACCGTCGCGACAATCGGCTCCAAGCTCGCCGCACGACTCTTTTCCGACGGAGAAAATCCTATTGGGAAAATGATTCTCGTGAACGATGTGCCGTTCCAGGTGATCGGCGTGTTGTCGAGCAAAGGCGCGCTGTCTGGGAACAGCGACGACGACGACACGATCGTTTTTCCCTTTTCGACAGGCAGCATACGCGTCTTCGGAAAGAAGGAGCTCTCATGGATCTCGGTGCTGGTCGACGATCTCGCGCGCGCCGACGAGACGGCGGACGCGATCGCCGCCGTTCTCGAGAAGGCTCACCATGCGCATGACTTCCGGGTCTTCAACAAGGCCGCCACGATCGAGGCGCAAAATCGCACGCAGGACGCCTTGACCCTTCTGCTGGGTTTCACGGCCGCGATCTCGCTCTTCGTCGGCGGCATCGGGGTGATGAATGTCATGCTGATGGCGGTGACCGAACGAACGCGCGAGATCGGCATCCGAATGGCGACGGGCGCGCGCACGATCGACATTCTGCGCCAGTTCCTCACCGAAGCGATGATGATCTCAGGCGCCGGCGGACTGGTCGGCGCCGTGATCGGCGTCGCCGCCGGCGCGGTGGTGACGGGCCTCGTCTTCGGCTTCATGCCGGCATTGCGCGCGGCGCGGCTCGAGCCCGTCGCCGCTCTCGCTCGGGAGTGA
- a CDS encoding IS630 family transposase (programmed frameshift) produces MVRPLSNDLRERVVAASAAGESCRSVAQRFGVAVSSVVKWSQRHRSTGSVAPAKIGGRRKPTLEPHRAFILERIGQTPHLTLHGLKDELAARGVKVSHNAVWLFLRREGLSFKKTLFALEQARDDIARKRRRWRSWQERLDPQRLVFIDETWIKTNMAPLRGWGAKGVRLRGFAPHGHWRTLTFLGALRHDRLAAPCVFDGPINGESFRAYVEQQLVPALRPGDIVIMDNLGSHKSAAVRRAIRAAGARLWYLPPYSPDLNPIEQAFAKIKHWMRQAQKRTIDDTWRHVGSLVEAIEPGECANYLANAGYASVKM; encoded by the exons ATGGTTCGACCTCTCTCCAATGATCTTCGCGAGCGTGTCGTCGCCGCTTCGGCGGCCGGCGAGAGCTGCCGTTCTGTGGCGCAGCGTTTCGGCGTGGCGGTGTCATCTGTCGTAAAATGGTCGCAGCGTCATCGATCGACGGGTTCAGTGGCTCCAGCCAAGATAGGTGGGCGTCGCAAGCCGACCCTGGAGCCGCATCGAGCCTTCATCCTCGAACGGATCGGGCAGACGCCGCATCTGACATTGCACGGGTTGAAAGACGAGCTGGCCGCGCGCGGCGTGAAGGTCTCTCATAACGCCGTGTGGCTGTTTCTGCGCCGCGAAGGCCTCTCGTTC AAAAAAACGCTGTTCGCCCTCGAGCAGGCGCGTGACGACATCGCTCGCAAGCGTCGGCGCTGGCGATCATGGCAGGAGCGCCTCGATCCACAGCGCCTCGTCTTCATCGACGAGACCTGGATCAAGACCAACATGGCGCCGCTGCGCGGCTGGGGGGCCAAAGGCGTGCGCCTACGCGGTTTCGCCCCCCATGGCCACTGGCGCACACTCACATTTCTCGGCGCGCTGCGTCACGACCGTCTCGCTGCGCCTTGCGTCTTCGACGGCCCGATCAACGGAGAAAGCTTCCGCGCCTATGTCGAGCAGCAGCTCGTCCCGGCGCTCCGACCCGGCGATATCGTCATCATGGACAATCTCGGCAGCCACAAGTCCGCGGCCGTGCGACGCGCAATTCGAGCCGCTGGCGCAAGGCTCTGGTATCTGCCGCCCTACTCGCCCGATCTCAACCCGATCGAGCAGGCCTTCGCCAAGATCAAGCACTGGATGCGACAGGCCCAGAAGCGAACGATCGACGACACGTGGCGTCACGTCGGCAGCCTCGTCGAAGCGATCGAGCCTGGCGAATGCGCCAACTATCTTGCAAACGCCGGATACGCTTCCGTCAAAATGTGA
- a CDS encoding IS6 family transposase yields the protein MIDFKGSHFERDVILWGVRWYVAYPMSYRQLEEMMEERGVEVDHSTLNRWVVKYAPLLEKQFHTRKRSIGSSWRLDETYVKVKGCWKYLYRAVDKAGGTVDFLLTAKRDCKAALRFLRKAIDQHGEPEKITIDKSGANTAAIERYNAEHEADIEIRRIKYLNNIVEQDHRAVKRVTRPMLGFKSFRSAAATLSGIELMHMIRKDQLRTRGELRPAQQFYALAA from the coding sequence ATGATTGATTTCAAGGGCAGCCATTTTGAACGCGACGTGATTCTGTGGGGCGTCCGCTGGTATGTGGCGTATCCGATGAGCTATCGTCAACTCGAGGAAATGATGGAAGAGCGAGGTGTCGAAGTCGACCATTCGACGCTCAACCGCTGGGTCGTCAAGTATGCTCCTTTGCTGGAGAAACAGTTCCACACTCGCAAGCGCTCGATCGGATCCAGCTGGCGTCTCGATGAGACCTACGTGAAAGTCAAAGGCTGCTGGAAATATCTGTATCGGGCGGTCGACAAGGCAGGCGGGACGGTGGATTTCCTGCTGACGGCCAAGAGGGACTGCAAAGCCGCGTTGCGCTTTTTGCGCAAGGCGATCGACCAGCATGGCGAGCCGGAGAAGATCACGATCGACAAGAGCGGCGCCAACACGGCAGCGATCGAACGCTACAATGCGGAGCATGAAGCGGATATCGAAATCCGCCGCATCAAATATCTCAATAATATCGTTGAGCAGGACCATCGAGCGGTGAAGCGGGTGACGCGGCCGATGTTGGGTTTCAAATCATTTCGATCCGCTGCTGCGACGCTTTCCGGCATCGAGCTCATGCATATGATCCGAAAGGACCAGTTGCGGACCAGGGGCGAATTGCGTCCAGCACAGCAGTTCTATGCCCTCGCGGCGTGA
- a CDS encoding glycosyltransferase — protein MKRFHSFRKKLGLPQSREDFFLDFGGKSSASKIFGLYSPRFAPRPLDGPANMEVPGFPFYEPRDEGRRRLSESLCAFLSSGSAPIVFTLGSFAPQVSGDFYDVSIRAARSLGRRAVLLAGAKDAERLSGSAGPNEFVCSEAPHDELFPHASCVVHHGGIGTTAQALRAGKPQLVVPFFGDQPDHGERVRRLRLGLALKLSSYDLRSVTRALAELCDDSYLRAARDFALSIREEHGVEAVADWTESVLGLMA, from the coding sequence ATGAAGCGCTTCCATTCGTTTCGAAAAAAGCTCGGACTGCCCCAGTCGCGCGAGGATTTCTTCCTTGATTTTGGCGGGAAGAGCAGCGCGTCGAAAATATTTGGTCTCTATTCACCCCGCTTCGCGCCGCGCCCGCTGGACGGGCCGGCGAATATGGAAGTTCCGGGCTTTCCCTTCTATGAGCCTCGAGACGAGGGAAGGCGCCGACTAAGCGAGTCATTGTGCGCTTTCCTGTCGTCGGGAAGCGCGCCAATCGTCTTCACCTTGGGTTCCTTCGCTCCACAAGTTTCAGGCGACTTCTACGACGTCAGCATAAGGGCGGCCCGCTCTCTCGGGCGTCGAGCTGTCTTGCTCGCCGGAGCGAAGGACGCCGAGAGGCTATCCGGCTCGGCTGGGCCAAACGAATTCGTCTGCTCCGAGGCGCCCCACGATGAACTCTTCCCTCATGCCTCTTGCGTGGTGCATCATGGCGGGATCGGAACGACCGCTCAAGCACTACGTGCAGGCAAGCCGCAATTGGTCGTTCCGTTTTTTGGCGACCAGCCAGACCATGGCGAGCGCGTCCGACGTCTGCGCCTCGGTCTAGCGTTGAAGCTCTCCAGCTATGATCTACGAAGCGTCACCCGTGCGCTCGCCGAACTCTGTGACGACAGCTATCTGCGCGCCGCACGGGACTTTGCCCTGTCGATTCGCGAAGAGCATGGCGTCGAAGCCGTCGCCGATTGGACAGAAAGCGTTTTAGGCCTCATGGCATGA
- the tnpA gene encoding IS66-like element accessory protein TnpA codes for MNENATVETAFGAGFVGRVDFRRSRSGNRLWSKELKGRIVRESLAPGARVADVARKYRICAQQLTQWRRQARTGRLALVTDGPAEFVEIELEQPAAHSEGDAKIEIVVGKVVLRLEQDTASTRIAEIMTALERGA; via the coding sequence ATGAATGAGAATGCGACGGTCGAAACGGCTTTTGGCGCGGGATTTGTCGGACGTGTGGATTTTCGTCGTTCACGTTCGGGCAATCGGCTGTGGTCGAAAGAGCTGAAGGGCCGGATCGTGCGAGAGAGCCTCGCGCCTGGAGCGCGCGTCGCCGACGTGGCGCGCAAATATCGGATATGCGCGCAGCAATTGACGCAATGGCGCCGCCAGGCGCGCACCGGGCGGCTCGCGCTGGTGACCGATGGTCCCGCGGAGTTCGTGGAGATCGAGCTCGAGCAACCCGCGGCTCACAGCGAAGGCGATGCGAAGATCGAGATCGTCGTCGGCAAGGTCGTGTTGCGGCTGGAGCAGGACACCGCGTCGACGCGCATCGCCGAGATCATGACTGCGCTGGAGCGTGGCGCATGA
- the tnpB gene encoding IS66 family insertion sequence element accessory protein TnpB (TnpB, as the term is used for proteins encoded by IS66 family insertion elements, is considered an accessory protein, since TnpC, encoded by a neighboring gene, is a DDE family transposase.), giving the protein MIIPSQGLRIVLAVRPIDFRCGHDALAALAQNKLGLDPHSGLIVVFRSKRMDRLKILLWDGTGLVLIYKRLGEGGFSWPQISDGVLQLSRIQFEALFDGLHWKRVGERIVATPTAAS; this is encoded by the coding sequence ATGATCATTCCGTCACAAGGGCTGCGGATCGTGCTCGCGGTGCGGCCCATCGATTTTCGCTGCGGGCATGACGCGCTGGCCGCTCTGGCGCAGAACAAGCTCGGACTCGATCCGCATTCCGGCCTCATCGTCGTGTTCCGCTCGAAGCGAATGGATCGCTTGAAGATTTTGCTGTGGGACGGAACCGGACTGGTGCTGATCTACAAGCGTCTCGGCGAAGGCGGTTTTTCTTGGCCGCAAATCAGCGACGGCGTCCTGCAATTGAGCCGGATTCAGTTCGAAGCGCTGTTCGACGGGCTTCACTGGAAGCGCGTCGGCGAGCGGATCGTGGCGACGCCGACCGCGGCGAGCTGA
- a CDS encoding transposase, giving the protein MTPSFDPARLAELPAELRALFEAQRDMLEAERIRADREHRRAENELAARLHTESELAASKETVERLQLLVKEYERARFGKRSEKLDPDQLQLVLEDIEIAIAEVQEREDDRARRSGRPATSARAGRAARAFPAHLPRVERVIEPESLACPAAAA; this is encoded by the coding sequence ATGACGCCGAGCTTCGATCCCGCCAGACTCGCAGAGCTTCCTGCCGAGCTGCGCGCATTGTTCGAAGCTCAACGCGACATGCTCGAAGCCGAGCGCATCCGCGCCGATCGCGAGCATCGCCGCGCCGAGAACGAACTCGCCGCGCGCCTTCACACGGAGAGCGAGCTTGCAGCGTCGAAGGAGACGGTCGAACGTCTGCAACTGCTCGTCAAGGAATATGAGCGCGCGCGTTTCGGCAAACGTTCGGAGAAGCTCGATCCCGATCAGTTGCAGCTCGTTCTGGAAGATATCGAGATCGCCATCGCCGAAGTCCAGGAGCGGGAGGACGATCGCGCGCGCCGCTCGGGACGCCCGGCGACGAGCGCGCGCGCCGGCCGCGCCGCGCGCGCCTTTCCTGCTCATCTGCCGCGTGTCGAGCGTGTGATCGAGCCAGAGAGCCTCGCCTGTCCTGCGGCTGCGGCCTGA
- a CDS encoding IS66 family transposase: MVRIGEDRSSRLDVTPAQYRVIETVRPRYACPKGCAGVAQAPAPAHLIEGGIPTEALLARVAVAKFSEHMPLYRQSQVFARHGIMLDRAVLADWMGTTAFHLAPIVERMSALMKLSGRLFMDGKRTPGAVHSVGLKFQGMSASMFLLDHRSAIRSRVCWAQA; encoded by the coding sequence ATGGTTCGGATCGGCGAGGACCGCTCCAGCCGCCTCGACGTGACGCCGGCGCAATATCGCGTCATCGAGACCGTGCGGCCCCGCTACGCCTGTCCGAAAGGATGCGCGGGCGTCGCCCAGGCGCCGGCCCCCGCGCATCTGATCGAGGGCGGCATCCCCACCGAGGCGCTGCTGGCTCGAGTGGCGGTCGCCAAGTTCAGCGAGCACATGCCGCTCTACCGCCAATCGCAGGTCTTCGCGCGCCATGGGATCATGCTCGACCGCGCCGTTCTCGCCGATTGGATGGGAACGACGGCCTTCCACCTCGCGCCGATCGTCGAGCGCATGAGCGCGTTGATGAAGCTGTCCGGCCGTCTATTCATGGACGGTAAGCGCACACCCGGCGCCGTTCACTCGGTAGGCTTGAAATTCCAGGGCATGAGCGCCTCGATGTTCTTGTTGGACCATCGGTCGGCGATTCGTTCGAGGGTCTGCTGGGCCCAGGCGTAG
- the tnpC gene encoding IS66 family transposase, with product MIERFGELPDDVDELKALARDALARVDRSETDAQALRSQTSSLTAKVEDLTQTNAVAKAEIDRLTSIIKTLHRDRFGKRSEKLGADDAEQQSFVFEEVETGLAAIDARLAAKADSKPRKTPRDKPRFPSHLERVEEILEPEVPEELQGKERVEIGREESVRLDVVRARFRLIVTIRPKYAYKDPAAILQAPAPEHIVEAGLPTEALLAQVAVSKYADGLPLYRQEAIYLRDGVELGRSLIAQWMGAVGFHFEPLAAHVLARIREGERIFADETTLPTLSPGAGKTKTSWLWAYARDDRPFGGAGPPMVAYRFEESRSGDCAARHLGDYRGILQCDGYAGYRKLAGAPHSNGLRLAGCWAHLRRRFFELHANGESIVATATVEQMKLLWAVEEEVRGQPPQARLAARRATSGDIVQASFDLWERELPRISGKSKLAEAIRYARSHRAVLGLFLDDGRVEIDSNIVERAIRPQAITRKNSLFAGSAGGGRTWASIATMLQTCKVNGVDPYAWAQQTLERIADRWSNKNIEALMPWNFKPTE from the coding sequence ATGATCGAGCGCTTCGGCGAGCTTCCTGACGACGTCGATGAACTGAAGGCGCTGGCGCGTGACGCCTTGGCGCGCGTCGATCGTTCAGAGACCGACGCGCAGGCATTGCGTTCGCAAACATCGAGCCTGACGGCGAAGGTCGAGGATCTCACGCAAACGAATGCGGTGGCGAAAGCCGAGATCGATCGGCTGACCTCGATCATCAAGACGCTTCATCGCGACCGCTTCGGGAAACGTTCCGAAAAGCTCGGCGCCGACGACGCCGAGCAACAGAGCTTCGTGTTCGAGGAAGTCGAAACCGGCCTCGCGGCGATCGACGCGCGTTTGGCCGCGAAGGCGGATTCCAAGCCGCGCAAGACGCCTCGCGACAAGCCGCGGTTTCCCTCGCATCTGGAGCGGGTCGAGGAAATCCTGGAGCCCGAGGTTCCCGAGGAGCTCCAGGGCAAGGAGCGGGTCGAGATCGGGCGGGAGGAGAGCGTCAGGCTCGATGTCGTGCGCGCGCGCTTCCGGTTGATCGTGACGATCCGGCCGAAATACGCCTACAAGGACCCCGCCGCGATCCTGCAAGCGCCGGCGCCCGAGCACATTGTGGAAGCCGGCCTGCCGACGGAAGCGCTGCTCGCGCAAGTCGCGGTGTCGAAATACGCCGACGGGCTGCCGCTCTACCGTCAGGAGGCCATCTACCTTCGCGACGGCGTCGAGCTGGGACGTTCGCTGATAGCGCAATGGATGGGCGCGGTTGGTTTCCACTTCGAGCCGCTCGCGGCGCATGTGCTCGCGCGCATCCGCGAGGGCGAACGGATCTTCGCCGACGAAACGACGCTGCCCACGCTGAGCCCCGGCGCCGGAAAGACCAAGACGTCCTGGTTGTGGGCCTATGCGCGGGATGATCGGCCGTTCGGAGGCGCGGGACCGCCGATGGTCGCCTATCGGTTCGAGGAGAGCCGATCCGGCGATTGCGCGGCGCGTCACCTCGGCGATTATCGCGGCATCCTGCAATGCGACGGCTATGCGGGATATCGCAAGCTCGCGGGCGCTCCTCATTCCAACGGGCTGCGTCTGGCCGGATGTTGGGCCCATCTGCGCCGCCGGTTCTTCGAGCTCCACGCGAACGGCGAGTCGATCGTCGCGACGGCGACGGTGGAGCAGATGAAGCTGCTGTGGGCCGTCGAGGAGGAGGTGCGCGGTCAGCCGCCGCAGGCGCGCCTGGCGGCGCGAAGGGCGACGTCGGGCGACATCGTGCAGGCATCGTTCGATCTCTGGGAGCGCGAGCTGCCGCGCATCTCCGGCAAATCGAAATTGGCCGAGGCGATCCGCTACGCCCGATCGCATCGAGCGGTTCTCGGACTCTTCCTCGACGATGGCCGCGTCGAAATCGACTCCAACATTGTCGAGCGGGCGATCCGGCCCCAGGCCATCACGCGCAAGAACTCACTCTTCGCCGGGTCCGCCGGCGGTGGGCGGACGTGGGCTTCCATCGCTACCATGCTTCAGACTTGCAAAGTGAACGGCGTCGATCCCTACGCCTGGGCCCAGCAGACCCTCGAACGAATCGCCGACCGATGGTCCAACAAGAACATCGAGGCGCTCATGCCCTGGAATTTCAAGCCTACCGAGTGA
- the tnpB gene encoding IS66 family insertion sequence element accessory protein TnpB (TnpB, as the term is used for proteins encoded by IS66 family insertion elements, is considered an accessory protein, since TnpC, encoded by a neighboring gene, is a DDE family transposase.), which translates to MVQDAGADPFDGSLYVFRAKRADRIKIVWWDGSGLCLFAKRLEHSHFCWPTAGSHEIRLSYAQVMALVEGLDWRRVRAVEAPAPQSAG; encoded by the coding sequence TTGGTTCAGGACGCCGGCGCCGATCCGTTCGACGGTTCCCTCTATGTTTTCCGAGCGAAAAGAGCCGACCGGATCAAGATCGTGTGGTGGGACGGTTCGGGTCTTTGTCTTTTCGCCAAGCGCCTCGAGCATTCGCATTTCTGCTGGCCGACAGCGGGGAGCCACGAGATCCGTCTGAGCTACGCGCAAGTCATGGCGCTGGTCGAAGGACTCGATTGGCGGCGGGTTCGGGCGGTAGAGGCGCCGGCGCCGCAGAGCGCCGGCTGA
- a CDS encoding transposase, giving the protein MSTPMRRTDTNQFIEVRAERLEGAPVGERRRWSEDFKDRAITASLEPGTNVSALARSLDITPSQLFGWRRAAALRAEKIERQAPAEPRAAKTRRVEIELGGAVVRVNADISEADLRRLLRAVREA; this is encoded by the coding sequence ATGTCTACGCCTATGCGCAGAACTGACACGAACCAGTTCATCGAGGTCCGAGCTGAACGTCTCGAAGGAGCGCCGGTCGGAGAACGTCGACGTTGGTCGGAGGACTTCAAGGACCGGGCGATCACCGCGTCGCTGGAGCCCGGCACGAATGTCTCGGCGCTGGCGCGTTCGCTCGATATCACGCCGTCGCAACTTTTCGGGTGGCGACGCGCCGCCGCTCTCCGCGCGGAAAAGATCGAGCGCCAGGCGCCGGCGGAGCCGCGTGCGGCAAAGACGCGGCGCGTGGAGATAGAACTCGGCGGGGCGGTCGTGCGGGTGAACGCGGATATTTCGGAAGCCGACCTTCGCCGCCTGCTGCGCGCGGTGCGTGAGGCATGA